A single Syntrophorhabdales bacterium DNA region contains:
- a CDS encoding response regulator, with amino-acid sequence MSGSILDQRKILAVDDEKDVLDVLEEEITSSCVGCAIDKATSYAEALKLLQSGAYDLIILDIMGVRGFDLLDIAVKKNLRAVMLTAHALSPENLKRAYDTGARAYLPKERLKDIVPFLEDALKYDFESGWKRSYEALRDTFTTLWGRDWDKLEKVTGVKLPPGWSGN; translated from the coding sequence ATGAGTGGCTCTATTCTGGATCAAAGAAAGATACTAGCCGTTGATGATGAAAAGGATGTTCTCGATGTCCTCGAGGAAGAGATCACATCGAGCTGCGTCGGCTGTGCCATCGATAAGGCCACAAGCTATGCCGAAGCCCTGAAGTTGCTTCAATCAGGAGCTTACGACCTGATCATTCTCGACATCATGGGGGTTCGAGGTTTTGACCTGCTGGACATTGCCGTGAAGAAGAATCTGAGGGCGGTAATGCTTACTGCGCACGCTCTCAGCCCGGAAAACTTGAAGCGGGCTTATGATACGGGAGCACGGGCATACCTGCCAAAGGAAAGACTGAAGGATATTGTTCCGTTTCTTGAGGATGCCTTGAAATATGACTTTGAATCGGGTTGGAAACGTTCTTACGAAGCATTGCGCGATACGTTTACGACTCTATGGGGTCGGGATTGGGACAAATTGGAAAAAGTGACAGGGGTCAAGCTGCCTCCCGGTTGGAGCGGTAATTAA
- a CDS encoding helix-turn-helix domain-containing protein yields MCPISSALDILGDRWTLLIIRDLMFSAKRTYGEFLQSEEGIATNVLADRLLTLEKAGIVAKKSFPGNRAKNLYQLTHKGIDLLPTLLELIIWGDKYFEIPERIRRLARQIRKNRDGAIKEISTRLAAEDADTGRR; encoded by the coding sequence ATGTGCCCGATCAGCAGCGCTCTCGATATTCTGGGCGATAGATGGACATTGCTGATAATAAGAGACCTGATGTTCAGTGCGAAAAGAACTTACGGTGAGTTTTTACAGTCGGAGGAAGGGATTGCGACCAATGTTCTTGCAGATCGCCTTCTCACTCTGGAAAAGGCGGGGATCGTCGCAAAGAAGAGCTTTCCCGGAAACAGGGCGAAAAACCTTTACCAGCTGACCCACAAGGGGATCGACCTGCTACCCACCTTGCTTGAGCTTATAATATGGGGCGACAAGTATTTCGAAATCCCGGAACGTATTCGCCGGCTCGCCCGTCAGATCAGGAAGAACAGGGATGGCGCTATAAAGGAGATCTCAACACGGCTTGCGGCAGAGGACGCGGATACGGGCAGGAGATAA